Within Desulfobacter sp., the genomic segment CCACGATCACCGGATCAAGGCGGACGCCGGCAAGCCCTTCCAGGGCCTTGAGAATATCATCGACGCCCTTGATTTCCGCCTTCTCCCGCAGGTTCTCCAATTCGTCGGCACCGGCGAGGATCTTTGACGCCAGAGGGATATACCGCCGCCTCAAACCGTCGGGAAACCCTGTGCCGTCCGCATTTTCGTTGAGGTTGTGAATGATCCGGCCCGGCCCTTCAAATCCCGGACATTGTTTCAGCAGTTGCGCCCCCTTCACAGGGTACTGCACCCTCAACGCCTGATCATAGGCAGGCGGCCCCTCCGGGCTGTCAGCCGCCATATTAAAGTCATCGTCTTGTCCCTGTTCCCCAAAAGGGCCCCGGGACAGGCCGGTGAGAAAAAGAAGGCCGATTTCATGCAGCATAGCAGCTTTTCTGAGATCCTCCAACTTTTTTTCACCCATTCCCATGCCTTTGGCAATGAACTCGGCTATGTTTGCAACCCGCTCGCCATGGCCCCGGTTTTCCTCCACCCGGTGCTGAATTAAGGTATGAAGAATGTTTCCGAACCCCTCCATATTTTCTTTAAGCAATCTTTTCAGATCGGTTTCACCGGCTTTGAGGCGTCTGCGTTCCAGGGTCATCTGCTGCACCTGCTTCAACGCGGCATTGAGGCTGTTTCTCTCCTCCCCGAGTTCGGTTTTCGTTTTTTTCAATTCCCCCTTAAACCGGTCCAGGTAGGCAAAAGACCGGTCCAGGGCCTCCTGTTTGGCATCCAAATCCTGGGCAATCCGGTTTTTTTCCGTATGGCACCTGGACAGGTGTCTGAGAAGATGGTGGGAAACCGGCCATTCAACAGCGTCGTCAAAGCCTGCCGCCATTAGCGCCACCCGTTCCTCCACCCCGCAATGGGCGGGAAGCACGGCAAAGACCGCAGGCGGGTATTTATGGGGCAAGGCACTGACTGTACCGAGCCATTCCCGGGCAAGGGGCATGTCGCATCCCCCTTCCGAAGGGCCGGCAAAGGGGTCCATGAGAAAGATATCCGGCCGCCGGGTCACGTCGGGAATATCTTCCGGCCCCTGGCATACCGCCACCTCCCATTCCCCTTGGGGGAATTCCAATTGACCGGCCCGCTGGCCGATATATAGGATAAAGGGGACCGGTCTATCCATGGGGTTCCTTGTACTTATTCGGAATAACCATTGGTCCACCACTCGTCCCATTTGGTGTTTAGTATTTCCCCGGCCAGTTGGCGGCCGATATCGGTCTTGAGCCGGCCGGTCACATAGGGGAGCCAGCCGTCCGGAGTCGCTGCCCCGATATCCTTTATCTTTTTAAGTTCAAGTATAAAGGAGAGCTGGTCCGCATCCCTTGCCAGCTGAGCCTCAACCGTCTCCCCCTGGTTGAATTCATCCATAAGCGCCCGTATATCTTCTCCGAATGCAAGATCGCCTGTCAGATGGTCCAGGGCTTTGGATTCATCAACGGTGTTGTATTTTTTATGGACATAATTATGGTCGTTGGTCCTGGCCTCGGGGATGTCGTGAACCAGGGCCATGGAGATGAGCTTTTCCCTGTCCACATCCGGCACCAGCCGGGCCATGGTAAAACAGATAAAAGCGGTGGTAAAGCTGTGCTCTGCAATTGTCTCCCGGCCTGCACCGAGAAAGGCATATCCGGTACGATTGAGATCCTTTAGCATCCGCACCTCGAACAGGAGGTCAGCAAGTTTTGTCATTTCACTTCCGTTTTCTAGTAATTCGCGTATCAATTCTTGACTTTTTATAGAACAGGAGCTTAAATAAAGTCAAGATTTACAGGCTTCAAGGCACCACAGCAAACAAATTAGATTAAATATACCAGCACAAACCGCTTCAGGGGGGAGATCATGGCCGGGCAAATAAAAAATATCGCATCCATTAAAACAGCCGTTTTGCTTTTTATCCTTGTTTCGTTTTTTGCGGGAACAGCCGCCTGGGCCCAGGCACCGCAACCCTTTGATGTACAGGAAGATACAGGATTTTATTACACCATCAAAAAAGGGGACACCCTCTGGGACCTCTCCCAGAAATTTTACAATTCCCAGTGGGACTGGCCCGGCCTCTGGGAAATGAACAAAAAAATCAAAAACCCCCACTGGATTTACCCGGGCAACCGAATCCGGGTTTACCTGAAACCTGAATTCAAGACAGCCGGTGACCAGAAAATGGTTGAGGCATCCAGCCCGGCACCGATCACCCCACAGTTCAACTTTCCTGCCATTGATCACATCGGATTTATCAAAGATGCGGAAATACCGGCCCTGGGAACCATTATCCGTGAACAGGACGGCAACCTGATGATGTCTTCGGACGATATTATCTATATCCGTCCCCTGGCCCCCCTCACCGTGGGAATGTCCTACCAGATATTTAATACGGAATTGGTGGAAGAAAAAATAAACGGCAGTGTATTCAAAGGCGTCAAACACCTGATAAAGGGAAAAGTCAAGATCCTTGACATCAATGACCGCTATGCCACCGCTCTGATTACAGCATCCAACAGATATGCCACCATCGGGGATAAAATCATGATCCCGCTGGAGCGGAACGCCACCCTCACGGTCCAGGAAAAACCCGCCCCCCTTGACGGTGTCATCCTCTGTTCAGAAGACAACGAACGAATGGTAAACGATTATAAAATCGCCTTCATCAACAAGGGAAAATTCGATAACGTCCGCCCCGGACAGATTTACTCCGTTCTCCAGGTCCAGCAAAACCTCTCCGTCCATGACGTGGACGATGTGGCCCTACTGGATCCGCTGAATTCAGGCCGCCTCATCGTCCTGCACACCGAACCGGAAAGCGCCACCGTAATGGTGCTCTCCTCCAAACGGGAAATCCTTCCAGGCGACCTTGTACGTTAGCGGCCGCCTTAATTAGACTTCGAATCAGGGCGGCCTGGTATCAGACCAGATCCCAGGTCACCCGCAGTATCTCCTGATAGGTGGTCAGTCCCTGGAGCATTTTTTTAATCCCCCCCTGCCTTAAGGTGACCAGCCCCTCCCGGGCGGCTTTTTTTCTCAGTGCAGACAAATCCGCATCATTGGATGTCAGGTGCTTTAAAGACTCGGTATAGGGCAGGATTTCATAAATACCCGTCCGCCCCTGGTATCCGGTGTTCCTGCATTTGATACACCCCTTGCCGTGTTTGAGGGGAACTTTCCCGGTCCGGGGAACCGACAGTCCCAGTTCAGTCAGCTCCGATGCCTCCATTTCAAAGGATTCCACACAATGGGGGCAGATTTTCCGAACCAGCCGCTGGGCTACCACCCCGGTGAGGGAAGAGTGGACCAGGTAAGGGGGAATTCCCAGATCCAGAAGCCTGAAAATGGTGGACACCGAATCATTGGTGTGGAGGGTCGACAGGACCAAGTGGCCGGTGAGGGCCGCCTGAACCGCCGCCTGGGCCGTCTCCAGGTCCCGGATCTCCCCCACCATGATGATATCCGGATCCTGCCGCAGAATATTTTTCAGCACCGAACCAAATGTGACGTCAATGGCCGGCTGCACCCCGATCTGGTTGAATTCCTCATGGATCATTTCAATGGGATCTTCAATGGTGGTGATGTTGACTTCGGGGGAAGAGAGCATGCGAAGGCTGGAGTATAGGGTGGTGGACTTTCCCGATCCGGTGGGACCGGTCACCAGCACAATACCGAAGGGCATGGTGATCAGATTCTTATATTTTTGAAACGCCCCCTGGGAAAACCCCAGCTGTTCAAGGTCCTGGAAGAGGATATCCGGGTCCATGATCCGCATCACCACCTTTTCCCCGAATGCCACGGGGATGGTGGACACCCGGATTTCCACCTCTGTATCCTCCTTGGACAATTTAATCCGGCCGTCCTGGGGCCGCCGCTTTTCCGCCATATCCAGGGCGGACAATGTCTTGATCCGGCTGACAACGGCATTGTGAAGCTTTTTGGGCAGTTTATACACGGTGTGCAGGGCCCCGTCGATGCGCATGCGCACCAGGCAGACCTCCCGCTTGGGTTCGATATGGATATCCGAGGCCTTCTGGTCAAAGGAATAGGAAAAAAGATGGTTCACCGCATTGACGATATGCTGGTCCGTGGAAGGCAGTTCGTCCATGGCCGTCAGACTGACAAACTGTTCCAGGTTGCCCAGGTCCACCCCCTTTTTGGCAAAAAGGTCCTCTGCCGCGGAAATGGAATGCTGAAATCCGAAAAATTCCCGAATCAGCTTAATGATATCACTCCGGGAGCTGACGATGGGCGTCACCTTCAATTTAGAGACCCGCTCCACATCGGCAATGGCTTCGTGGTTAAACGGATTCGGGGTCGCCACCACCAGCTTTCCCGCCTCCATTTCCATGGGCAGCAGCAGGTGCTTCAGTGCAAAGGATTTTGAGATGGTGCCGGTGACAAATTTCAGCTCCAATTTCAGCGGGTCGATCTTCTTATAAGGCAGGCGCCAGGAGGCGGCCAGGGCCCTGTAAACCAGGTCCTCGTCAAGAACCTTGTCCGGCTTGTCCTGACGGTTCAGCTTCGAATGGATAACCACATCAATGAAAGAGATACCGGCCATGGCCTTGGCCTTATCCGCCGGAGTCATTTTATCTCCCCCGGCCTTGACCAGAATGGCCTCACGGACCTGCCGCTCCCTGCGGATCAGGTCCCTGGCCTGGTCCGTCGTGATCAGCCGTGCCGAAATCAGCGCCTGACATACCGCCTTGGGGGATAATTGTTTATTTAAAAGAGAATTCATGGAATCTTTTATATGCCCAACACGCCATGGTTTCAAGCTTTTCCTTGACTTTTCCCCCCTTGTCTGTACAGATAATCAGCTTTGGTTTCACAACCTGAAACGGAGAACCCGGCCATGACCTATATCAAACTATTGCTCACCGCCTTTTTCTGGGGCGGCACCTTTATTGCCGGCAAAGGCCTTGCAGGAAAGGTAGATCCCTACTCCGCAGCTTTCTTGCGGTTTACCATCGCCTCTTTCTTTCTGCTTATCCTGGTCATGAAGACCGAAAAAAGACTGCCCCGGATCAACGGGCGCCAGGCAATCTTCATTCTATTGTCAGGCCTCACCGGCATATTCGCCTATAATATCCTCTTTTTCACGGGACTGACCCTGATCAATGCCAACCGGGCCTCGCTGATCATTGCCACCAACCCCATTTTCATCAGCCTGGCATCGGCCCTGTTTTTCAAGGAGCGGCTGACCCCGGTTAAAATGGCCGGCCTGTTCCTCTCGGTTACAGGCGCCCTTTTGATCATCTCCGGGGGCAGCCTTTCAGCCATCTTCACCACCGGCATCGGCAGGGGGGAGCTGGCCATATTCGGCTGCGTTTTTTCATGGGTCTCCTATTCCATTCTGGGAAAACCCCTGATGAAGGATTTTTCCCCCCTGGTATCGGTATGCTATTCATCCCTGGCCGGAACGGCTATGCTCCTATTTCCCGCCCTGTTTAAAGGAACAGCCGCCCATCTTCCGGGCTACGGACTGGCGGAATGGGGCAGTCTTTTTTACCTGGGTTTCTTCGGCACGGTGCTGGGATTTTACTGGTATTACCAGGGGATACAGCAGATCGGCCCCACCAAATCCGGGGTATTCATCAACTTTGTTCCGGTATCGGCCATTTTCCTGGCCTATCTGATCCTGGACGAGCCCGTTACCCGGGAGCTGATTCTGGGAGCCGCCCTGGTGGTCACAGGGGTGTACCTGACCAACACCTCAAAGGCCCTGCCCCGGAACCGGGAGCCCGATTCGGCCAAACCACCGATTCAGGAACACCAATAAAAAATCAACCCCAATAGAATGAGGAGTCTCCATGTTCACCCGCGCCATCGTAAAACGCCCCTGTAAAAATATGATCAACGGCATCACGGAAGCCGGCCTGGGCTCTCCGGACTATGACCTGGCCTGCCGCCAGCACGACGCCTACATCCAGGCCCTTGAGACCTGCGGCCTCTCCGTCACCGTGCTGCCGCCCGAAGAAGCATACCCGGATTCGGTATTCATAGAGGACACCTGCCTGGTGACCCCCAAATGTGCCGTGATCACCCGCCCCGGCGCCCAAAGCCGCAAAGGGGAGACCCAAAGCGTCCGGCAGGCCATGGCAGCATTTGATCTGCCCACAGAGGAAATCGCAGCACCGGGGACCCTTGATGCCGGCGATATCATGATGGTGGGAGATCATTATTTTGTGGGGCGCTCAGCACGCACCAACGCCGAAGGCTTTGCCCAGCTTGAAACCATATTAAACCGATACGGGATGACGGCCTCGGCCGTGGAACTGGAATCCGTGCTCCATCTGAAAACAGGCATCTCATACCTTGAAAACAACAATCTTCTGGCCTGGGGCGAATTTCTCACCAAGGAAGCATTGTCAAAGTTTAATATTCTTGGGGTTGATAACGACGAGGCCTATGCGGCAAATTCTGTCTGGGTCAACGGATATGTGCTGGTGCCGGCGGGCCACGGACGGACCATGGATATGATTGAAGCGGCCGGGTACCGGCCTGTGGAGGTGGATGTCTCGGAATTCAGGAAACTGGACGGGGGGCTAAGCTGCCTGTCGCTTCGGTTTTAGTTTAAACGAAAAATGCCGGGCACCTTGAAAAAGGCCCGGCATTTTTATAGACAAAACGCGTTTGCTTAGTCTTCTTCGACTACAATGGCGTCTTCTTCACAAACTTCTACACAGCTTTCGCAGCCCATGCATTCTTCTGCATTGACGGGAACGGATTTTTCGTCTTCCATTTCAAATACTTCCACGGGGCAGACGTCTACACATTCTTCACAGCCAACGCATTTGGATTGATCAACGATCGGATTAAAAGCCATTTTAATAACCTCCTTAAAATTAACGGTACGATTTTATAAACTCATTTTTTTTAGATTTCATACCTGATTTAAAACACGCTTTTACAACATATTTTTTACTAAAATCAAGTGTTTTATGAGTTTAATTTGACCAGACATACAATTAGCTGCCTGCCCGGTATATTAAAAGTTTTATTCAAGTCTCCGCCGGGGAAAGAACAGACCCTGATCCCGCCGGCGGGGCAACTGCACCCGACATCGTTTTTTTCTTCCGGCCAGACGGCGCTGTTGCCCGAAACAATCTCTTCAAGGCTGTTTGAAATCTTCCCGAGCCACTCTTCCCTCTGACCACAACCATGTTCATGCACTTTTATGGAATCAATGTCAAGCCCATTTATCATCCGGTCTGAATTGGCCGCCAAATAGTCCATCACCCCTGAACTTGTGGTGGCCAGGACGGTGCAGTCCCCCTCCGGATCAAGGCACCCCGCCTCTCCGGCAACCGCACACCAGGCCCGGATCCGCTCCTCAATCTGACCGGGATTCATCTCTGCAAGGGGATCCATCTTAGCCTCAACACCCGCAGCCCAATCTTCAGCCCCGGACAGACCGCTTTTATCCTCCAGTTCACCCTTGAGTTCCGCAAACAGGGCCGCATTATTTTCATCCATGGCCTGAAGGCTGTTGCGGATGGTTTTGTTTTCCATATCCAGAATCTCAGCAAACCGAAGCACAAGCAGGGGATCCCCCTGGGGCACCTCCTCTTCAGGGGCCGGGAATGCCCCACCGCTGCGAATCTGGGATTGGATAGCCGCCACACCGTTCTCATCCTTGAGCCAGGTTTTTTCGCGGATCAAGGCCTTTAAATTCTTTTCGTTTCCCCTGTGTATGGCCGCCCAGTCCTTGAACGCATGAACCTGGGCTTCCAGGGCGGCAGCCCGCGCCTCATCAACGGCAACCGGCTCAAGCCGGCCGCTGTCCACCAGGTCCGAATAATGGGATTGGGAAAACTCTGACCGGTCCAGGGACAGCACCTTGAATGCCTCAAAAAAGCCACCCATGGTCCGGGCCTGGTCCGGGGTCATACGGGTAAAGGGGAAAAAACAAATGGGTCTCATCAACAATCACACCTTTTTATCATGAACCGGCACCCCCATGGCTTCAAGCCTCTCCCGGAGCATGTCTGCGGTCTCCCAGTCATGGTTCCTTCGGGCGGCGTCCCGTTCCTTAATTAGAGAAATTATATCCTGTGAATATTCCGTCTTTCTATTGAAACTAAAAACATTTAAAACCCGGTCCACATCCCTGAAGCAGTTCAGGAGGCGGCCGGCACCCCGGGCGCAGAGGGCCCCGTCGGAAATCAGCCGGTTGATCATCTTTACCCCGGACAGAAGCCCGGATACCAGGGTGGGAACCTTGAGGTCATCGGCCATGGCCGCCGTCAGCGACTGGCGGATATCATAGGATATCTGCTGGACATTCTCCTCATTTGACACCCCGGTCACCGCCCCCAGGGTATCGATGCACCGGTTGATCCGGGCCAGGGCGGCCCCGGCATCGTCAAGACTTTTCCTTGAAAGGGTAAGGGGTTTGCGGTAATGGGCCGAGAGCAGCCAGAACCGGATGGTTTTCATATCCCAGCCAATGCCGGCCAGCTCATCCAGGGTAATTGACTCAATGGATTCCGCTTCCAGCGACCCGTCGTACCGAACCGGGTGGCAGTGGACCCACACCCGTGCGAACTCCCCACCCGTGGCGGCCCGGGCAATGGCAATCTCATTGTCATGGTGGGGAAACATCAGCTCCCGGCTGCCGGTATGGATATCAAACCCGTTGCCCAGATGGGCCATTGAAATGGCCGCGCACTGCAGGTGCAGGGAAGGCCTGACATTGCCCCACTCGGTTTTGATTCCCACCCCCTGCTTAAGCTCCGAGAGGCGAACCCGTTTGAGCAGGGTAAAATCCCTGGGATTCTGTTTTTCATACTCATCCAGGTCCACGGTGGCCCCGATGCGGATCTTGTTTACATCCACCCGGGACAGCCGTCCGTACTCATTGAGCCGGGACAGGTCAAAGTAGACCGAATGGAGTTTTTCATAGGCATGGCCCCGGCTCACCAGTTTCCGGGTCAGATCCGTCATATCGGATAGATGCTCGGATACCCTGGGGTATGCCTGGGCAGGTCGTATCCCAAGCCTGGCCAGATCAGATTTAAAAGCGTCCAGGTAGGGCCGGGTAAACGCATCCAGTGAGACCTTTTCCGCCAGGGCCCCGCCGATGATCTTGTCGTCATAATCCGTGATATTGACCACATGGTTGACCCTGAGGTCCTGGTATTCCAGATAGCGGATTAAAAGATCAGTAAATGCATACCGCCTGAACTGCCCGATGTTCAGCCTCCGGTGGATGGTGGGGCCGCAGGTATAGATGCCGATATCCCCATCCCCCCTGGGCTCAAATGCCTCTTTTTCATGGGAAAGGCTGTTGTAGAGATTCAGGTGGATATGTTTTTTCACGGAAAAAAGCTCCGTTGAAAGGTAGCGTTCCCCGCTGTCCGGGAAAATGGCCACAACCACCCCTTTTTTCATCCGTTTGGCCTCTTCCATGGCCACGGCCATGGCGGCACCGGAACTCATGCCCACAAAAAGCCCTTCTTTCCGGGCCAGCTGTCTGGCCGTCTCAAAGGCGGTGTCATCGTCAATATGAGCCGAAACATCCAAAAGGGATTTATCAAAAATTTCAGGCGTATAGGATTCCTTCATATTTTTCAGGCCCTGGATGCCGTGCCCCAGGTAGGGCTCGGCACAGACAATGCGGATCCCGGGATCCTTTTCCTTCATATACCGGGACAACCCCATGAGGGTGCCGGAAGTCCCCACAGTGGCCACAACCGCATCCAGCCGCCCCCCGGTCTGCTCAAAGATTTCAGGGCCGGTGGTATGGTAATGGGCCTGCCAGTTGGCGTCGTTGTTATACTGATCCGTGAGAAAATACCTGTCCGGATGCTCCCGGGCCATGCGGTAGACCTCTTCGATGGCCCCGTCGGATCCCAGATGCCGGGGGGTCAGAATGATCTGCGCCCCCCTGGCCTTGAGGATCCGCTTTCGTTCTTCGCTGGCGTTTTCCGCCATGGCCAGGGCGATTCTGTACCCCTTCACCGCACAAATCATGGCCAGCCCGATGCCTGTATTGCCCGAGGTGGCTTCGATCACGGTCTTCTCCGGGGTCAGTTCCCCCGAGGCCTCGGCCTGGTTGATCATATACAGGGCGGCCCGGTCTTTAATTGAACCGCCCGGATTCATATATTCCAGTTTGGCAAATATTTTCACCCCGGATACGGGGTTAAGGTTGCGGATTTCCACAAGGGGGGTATTGCCGATGGCGTCTATGATGGCGGAAAGCATATTCTTCCTTTTATTATATCCCGCTGCCCGGTCCCCTGTTTACTAAATTATTCGCTCAGGACCGGTTCCGGCCCTGTCAGGCCTTGGGATTGAATCAGCGGACCCTGTCTGTTCACACGGGTATGTCAAGAGGCTGGATCAGCAGGCAATTTTAAGGGGCACCCTTGACTTTTAACATATAAAATGGCTTTATACAGTAAATTTTAATGATGTGCAATTTTTTAAGTGAAAGGCCCGTGTACCCTATGTTTTCATGGAAAAGACCGGCCCGTACGGCCTGGTACGCCATCGTTCTGTGGCTGCTGACCGCCGGCTGCGCCCTGGCCCTGACCCAGGTGGAGGACCCCAGGGAAGTATCCTGGAATATCACCGCCCTCATGGTAACCTACGACAATGAGCGGCAGTTGTATATTGCAGAGGACAACGTGGTCATTACCGGCGGCCGGACCCGTCTGGAAGCCGACTATGTTGAATTCAACAACAAGACCAAAGACGCATTTGCCCAGGGCAACGTCCTGTTCATTTCAGGGGGGGACACCATCACCTGCAACGCCATGCAGGTGAACCTGCTCACGGAAAAGGGCACCATTAATAAAGGAACCATATTCATCCAGGACGGCAACTATTATATCTCCGGCGACAAGCTCAGAAAGACCGGCGAGTTCACCTATGATGCAGCAAAGGGTGCCATCACCACCTGTGACGGAGATTCCCCGGACTGGAAAATCACGGGCAGGAACATCAAGGTCACTGTGGAAGGATACGGCCGGGCGGCCCATACCACCCTATGGGCAAAAAAGATGCCGGTATTCTACTCCCCCTACCTGGTTTTCCCCGTGAAAAACAAACGGCAGACCGGGCTGCTCTTTCCCATGGTCGGGACCTCTGACCGCAAGGGATTTGAATATGAACAGCCCCTCTTTCTGGCCCTCTCCCGGAACACCGATGCCACGGTCTATGCCCATTATATGTCGGACCGGGGCCTGAAAGTGGCCGGTGAATTCCGCTATGTCCTCTCGCCGGAATCCAAGGGTATGATGGTGGTCGACTATTTAAATGATGATAAACTCGGAGACGGCACCGAGGCCAACAAAAATTACAGCTTCGACAGCACCGCCGCCAGAACCAACAAGGACAGGTATTGGTTCCGGATGAAACACGACCAGGACCTGGGATACGGATTCAATGCAAAGCTGGATGTGGACTGGGTCTCCGACGCCGACTACCTCCAGGAATTCAAGGACGGGTTCACCGGATTTGACACGACGGACCAACGCTTTGAAGCCATGTTCGGCAGGAGTCTGGACGATTATGACAAAACCATCCGGAAAAACAGCCTGCTGGTTAATAAATCATGGGATCACTACAACTTAAATATCCAGACCCTATGGTACGATAATGTCCTCGCCCGGCAGGAGGGCAACACCATTGACAATACCACCCTCCAGCAGTTGCCCAGCGTGGAATTCGACGCCTCCCGCCAGCAGATCGGCGCCACAGGCCTCTATTATACCCTGGATTCGGAATTCCGCTCATTCTACCGGCAGGAGACCCAGACGGTTGCCAACGGGACAAGGGGGCAGCAGTTGATAAACGGCCAGCGGATGGACATCCATCCTAGGCTGTATTACCCCATGAACCTGGGCAAATCCTTTTTCTTTGAACCCTACCTGGGGGTCAGGGAAACGGTCTGGAACACCGACAATTTTACCGATACCGGCGGCAATGCCGACAATCTTCGCAGCCGGGGCCTCTATGATGCCGGCGCCCAGCTCTCCACCAGCCTGAGCCGGATCTTTACCCCCGGCACAGACTTTGCCGAAAAAATCAGGCACGAGATCGTCCCCAAACTGGAATACGGCTACGTTCCCTATACCCAACAGGACGACCTGCCCTATTTTGACGGCCTGGACACCATTGCGGAAAACAACATGGTCACCTGGTCATTGACCAACACCTTCACCGCCAGACGCAAACACACGGACGCCGAGGGCAATTCAACCAACGAATACAGCGAACTGGCCTGGTTCAAACTCTACCAGAGCTATGATATCAAAACCGAGCGGGACGATGAGAGCACAACGGCCAAACCCTGGCAGGCCCTGCGCCTGAAATACGAACTGAACCCCTTCACCTATCTGAGCAGCAACGGCGACATTGCCCTGGATCCCTATACCCGCCACTTCACCGAGGTCAAGGTGGGGGCCACCCTCAAGGACAACCGGGGGGACAGCATCAATACCTCCTACCGGTATGCAACCAATTCGCC encodes:
- a CDS encoding LPS-assembly protein LptD produces the protein MFSWKRPARTAWYAIVLWLLTAGCALALTQVEDPREVSWNITALMVTYDNERQLYIAEDNVVITGGRTRLEADYVEFNNKTKDAFAQGNVLFISGGDTITCNAMQVNLLTEKGTINKGTIFIQDGNYYISGDKLRKTGEFTYDAAKGAITTCDGDSPDWKITGRNIKVTVEGYGRAAHTTLWAKKMPVFYSPYLVFPVKNKRQTGLLFPMVGTSDRKGFEYEQPLFLALSRNTDATVYAHYMSDRGLKVAGEFRYVLSPESKGMMVVDYLNDDKLGDGTEANKNYSFDSTAARTNKDRYWFRMKHDQDLGYGFNAKLDVDWVSDADYLQEFKDGFTGFDTTDQRFEAMFGRSLDDYDKTIRKNSLLVNKSWDHYNLNIQTLWYDNVLARQEGNTIDNTTLQQLPSVEFDASRQQIGATGLYYTLDSEFRSFYRQETQTVANGTRGQQLINGQRMDIHPRLYYPMNLGKSFFFEPYLGVRETVWNTDNFTDTGGNADNLRSRGLYDAGAQLSTSLSRIFTPGTDFAEKIRHEIVPKLEYGYVPYTQQDDLPYFDGLDTIAENNMVTWSLTNTFTARRKHTDAEGNSTNEYSELAWFKLYQSYDIKTERDDESTTAKPWQALRLKYELNPFTYLSSNGDIALDPYTRHFTEVKVGATLKDNRGDSINTSYRYATNSPYVSNTATTTTVATHSWYTRFNARITEALLAYYSFEENLDDKTTIETRAGFELERDCWGLIVEFREESAEKAIAFLVTLKGIGEFGTK